The Porphyromonas pogonae genome segment GGGCTGCTCTCTTCCAGCAGACTACTATAAAAAACGTGCTGGTAGAAAACCTCAATCTGACGGCAGGTCTCAGGATGGATATGGAGCGTGACGTACTCAAATATAAATACGACCTCATTACCCCAAAAGGAACCTCTACCAAAGCAGATACCACCTTCAAGGCTTTAAACTCTCTGGAATTCTTACCCAAACTGGCCCTTACCTACGAAATGCCCAATCATAATATCTACGGGACTATAGCCCGAGGTTACAAAACCGGGGGATTCAATACGAGCTTCTCCAAACCGGATGAGGTTACCTTCAAGCCCGAATATAGCTGGAACTTCGAACTGGGGATAAAATCATCTTGGTTCAATAAGAATCTGTTTACCGAATTGGCATTATTCTATATAGACTGGAAAGACCAGCAGATCTATCGCACACTCAAGGTAGGAGGTGCCATGCTTATCAATGCGGGACACTCTGCGAGCAAGGGATTAGAGTTTAGCTTTCACACAGCTCCTATCCACGGCTTCGAACTCATGGGGTCATACGGATTCACACATGCTAAGTTCCTTGACAACAAAAAGAATGACAAAAGTGATTACAGTGGCAATTATATCCCTTATGTACCACAAAACACATTGTCAGTACAGCTACGTAAAACTTTTGCATTAGCACCTAATGGTTTTGCCGACAAAATCATACTTTCATCCTTATATAAGGGTGCGGGCAATTTCTATTACAATGACGCCAATACACTTAAACAAAAGTATTACGGACTCCTTGACGCACGCATTAGTATCATACGCAGAGCTGTACAGATCGACCTTTGGGCCAATAATATTACAAACAAAAATTACTTGGCACACTTCTTTGTCATGGGTGCGGAAAACACGGCCTATGCCCAAAAAGGCAAGCCCTTCCAAGCCGGTGTAACTCTTTCACTAAAATTCCCGAAATGAAACAAAACGATTGGGCTAAATTCCCCATACTTTTCAGTCTATACATAGCACAGTCAATACCGATGTCTTTCTTCTCCACGGTGGTACCTATCATCATGAGACAAGAACAATATTCTTTGGCATCGATAGGATTGTTGCAACTTATCAAACTTCCGTGGGTATTCAAATTTTTATGGGCACCTGTGGTAGACAACAAAGGTCGCACATCCGGCAGTCTCAAAAGGTGGATTGTTTTCTCGGAAATGTTTTACGCATTGGTGATTTTGTGCATTGGAATGTTTAGTCTGAAAACGGACTTTAGCCTAATCGTTATTCTCATCATACTTTCCTTTATCGCTTCTGCCACACAGGACATAGCAGTAGACAAGTACGCCATCCTGACGCTGAAGAAGGAAGAGCGAGGCTTGGGTAATAGCATGCAATCTGCGGGCAGTTTTATAGGTAGCCTTTTTGGTACCGGTATCTTGCTTATGGCTTATCATTACTACGGATGGTCCAATGTTCTGCTACTCCTCTCTCTATTTATTGTAGTGGCCGTATTGCCCTTATTGCTTAGGAAAGAGCAGTCTCCCATACAGCAAGCTACCCTTCCCTCTCGCAAGGTAAACCTCAAAGATATTGTAGCATTTTTCTCCGCCCAGAACAATCTGCCACATATCCTCATTCTGATTTTTTATTACTCGGGTATCATCGGTATCATGACGATGCTCAAGCCTTTCATGGTGGACCTTGGTTACAGCACCAAAGAAATCGCTTTCATGCTTGGTATATTTGGCTGTTCGGTAGCTGCGCTATGCGCTTTTGCCAGCGGATTTACCATAAAACTTATAGGGAGAAAAAAGGCTTTGTATCTCTTCTTGGGTATAAGCTTTATTACTGCATTATACTTCTGGGTTATCTCCGGTATACAATCCCCCACCCGTGGCATGCTATATATGGGTATTGCTCTTATTTGGGGAGCCTATGGATTGTCCACCGTGGGAGTATATACTATATCCATGGATCAGGTAAGACCCGGCAGGGAGGGTACCGATTTTACCATCCAGATCATGCTCACTCACCTGAGTAGTCTTTTGATATCCTCTATGAGTGGCAAAATATCGGATTTATGGGGTTATAGTAATCTTTTTCTTATCGAAGCAGGACTCTCCTTACTTACTTTTTTCATCCTATCTCTCAGCAAAAGAGAGAAAAACATCCACGCTGTATGATTATTTCAGAAAGCCTTTTACATAAATATAACACGGCAGTGCCCAGATACACCAGCTATCCGCCTGCCACAAGTTTTGATACATCATTCAAGGGAGAAGATTTTGTGCGGTTTGTACAACAATCCAACCAAGCTTCGCCCCACAACATATCAATATATATCCATATCCCCTTCTGCCCGCAACGATGTCACTTTTGCGGATGCAACACGGTACTATATCCCCGTGAAGAAAAGATAGAAGAATATGTACGCTGTGTACAAGCAGAAATCAGGATGACGGGAGCTCACGTAGATAAGTCGCGCCGTGTAACCCAAGTGAGCTGGGGAGGCGGTACCCCCAACTCCATCAAGTATGAATACATTGAGAGCATCATGAACACCCTGAGAGAAGTGTTTACTTTCGATGACGGTGCAGAGATCGCCATTGAGTGCAGTCCGGCTTATTTAGAGTTCGAGCATGTGGATCACCTCAAAGCAATGGGATTCAACAGGATCAGCCTGGGTATTCAGGATTTTCACCTTCCGGTATTGGATGCCATCAACCGCAAGCCTCCGCTTCACCCTGTGGAAGATATGCTCAAGCATATCAAATCTCAGGGATTCAAGGGTGTAAACATCGATCTTGTATACGGACTTCCACTACAGACGGTAGAGAGCTTTGCCGAAAACATAGCAGAGATAGCACGCTTACAGCCTGACAGGCTAGCTACCTTTTCCTATGCTCATGTACCATGGTTCAATGAAAATCAGAAAAGGCTGGAGATATATCCTTTCCCTCAACCTGATGAAAAACTGACCATGCTGGTGAATACGATCAATTACCTCTCTGAGTCAGGATACGATGTGATAGGTATGGATCACTTCGCAAAAAAAGATGATGAGCTTGCTATAGCTCTCAGAGAGCACAACCTGCACCGTAATTTCCAAGGCTACAATACCAAGAAGACTACCGGTCAAGTGTATGCTTTCGGAGCATCGGGTATCAGCCAGATGGATGGTGCTTATGCTCAGAATGTCAAAAGTACTCCACTATATGTATCATTGATACAATCGGGAAAATATGCTACAGAAAGAGGCTATGCTCTCACACAACAGGACAAGATCATACGCGACACCATAGATGAGATCATGTGCAACGGCAAACTGCACTTCGGTAGTATTGCAGAGAAGTATGGAATCAGCATGGCCGACTTTTACATCTGCACAGCGTTCGACCAAAGCAAAGTAGCTTCACAGCTACAAGACGGCATCGTGACACTAGGCACTGATTCCATAGCCGTAAACGAAGCAGGAATGATGGTGGTACGCAACATTGCAGCCGCCTTTGATCCTCAATACAAGCCTGAACAAAACAAGTACTCCAGAACTCTATAAACAATATACACGAGAATAACTCACAGAAAGAGTGCTCTCTCATACAAATATGACCTCGACGCATAACCATTCTGGTTATGCGTCTTTTTGGTATTATCCCCAAAAATGTATAAGTCTTAAGAGTGTTATTATTGTTTTCCCTTCAGAAATCCAAGATAATACTCTTAAGATTTACACACTTTTTTGAGACACTATCCGTGATAGATAATAATGACAGGCCCTAATTAATGCTAATAAATGTTAAACAATCAATATGAAAGCAAAACAAAATCTTAACAAGAATGTAATTATTTGTAAACACACAAATAGAAATGCAGCGGATAGATGAAAGAAAAGGGCTCTCCTTACAGAGAACCCTTTTTCAAATCAATCAAAAATATTCCTAAAAACTAATACCTCATATCTTTCAACTCCTTCTGCAATTCTTGTCTTGCGAAGAAGATACGGCTCTTTACCGTACCCAATGGAATATCAAGAGCGTCGGCTATTTCATTATATTTATAACCCGAAACATACATTGAAAAAGGTTCTTTCAACGAGTTTGAAAGGCGTTCGATAGCCTCTGATATCTCTTTGATCTCAAGGCTGCCCTCAGGAGTTTCATACCCACCCTCATTAAGTATAGACACATTATAGGGATCAACACCATAGTCTATAACAGACTGACTTCTAACAATTTTATGATAGTTATTGATAAAGATATTCCTCATGATGGTAAGAACCCATCCTTTGAAATTTACATTATCAACAAACTTCTCCCTATTATTTAAGACTTTTAATGTAGTATCTTGCACCAAATCCTCTGCATCGGCCATATCAGCAGTGAGAGATAGTGCAAAATTCTTCATATAATCTTGCATCCCTAAAAGTTTTTTCTGAAATTGCAGTGAATTCATAACGATTATTTTTTGTTGTATGTGAACAAATTGAGCTTTTCGATTTGTTATATTACAAAGTTAAAAAAAGTTTCCAGACTTGCAAATTTCATTTTTAACATTTTTAATAGATTTTCTCTATCACATAATAAATAGAAACAATGAAAATCCCTTTTTCTCTTTTGAAAAGATTGCCTTCAGATCTCAAAAATCTATCGCGATACAAAGAATACTATGATGAGTCGAAACTCAAAAACAAACTCGTTCGATCCGGGATTGCAATAGGCCAAGTAGCCACAGAGGAGTTCTTATCTCTCTACTACTTGCTCAAAGGGGAGGGGCTACCTCTGACAACAAAGGAGAAAGCGATGCTCGTGGGATGTTTAGGATATTTTATTTTACCTATAGATATTATACCCGACTTCCTTTTCACTCTTGCCGGATTCAGTGATGATCTTGCAGTAGCAGCTATTGTGATGAGCGTATTGGGAGCGAAGGTAACGCCCAACGTAAGAGCCAAGGCTCATGCTAAGGCCATCAAGCTATTCTCATGTAACAAACTTGCGGCAAAGGCTCAATAACCACCTTTTCACATTGGACCAGCATTATTGATCGTACTATAGCTCCTATACCATAGTCAACTGCATCAGAGGGTCGTACATCCACAGCATTACAATAAAGGTAAGCACCCACATCATTCCAAAGCAAATAAAAACTGTTCGCATCATGAGAACAAAGTATTGCGCCTGGGAGTAATGTGGGTGTAATCTTTATCATTATGTAAAAACCGCACAATTTCACACCTTGAGACCGTTGCATAGCAGGCAAATTGCTTCGTTGCTTGCGAGATTCACGCTTGGTCATTTACCTGAAGTAAACTCTCTGTGCACTCTCTCTTAGCGCCTTGCACTTTACCTTCTCTGCCCGGTCAAAGTGTCTTTTGTCGGCTTTGCCTCCAAAATCCATGAGACTGTTGACTTTTGCAACAGTCTCACCTTATTTTGTACGTTTCTAAGAGGCTATGCAAACATGCATTGATATAAAATGATTACTTTTGTACCTCTGAATAAGCAGAATATTTATTCGTAAAAATGAAAGTAGTCTTAAAAAAAAGAATATATACCTATATACTCCAGACCTTCATCCCTCTTCTGCTGATGACTTTCGTTATCTGCTGGTTTGTGGTGCTCATGCAGTTCCTATGGAAATACGTAGATGAAATGGTAGGCAAAGGCTTGAGTATGGATGTGCTCATGCAATTCATGTTCTATGCCGCCTTGTCATTGGTCAATTTAGCTTTACCTCTGGGTATACTCTTAGGATCGCTTATGACTTTTGGCAACTTGGGCGAACGCCTTGAGCTACTTGCTATGAAATCCTCAGGCTTACCATTGTACAAAATCATGTACCCCATATTTGTAGCCGTACTCACTGCCGCATTGGGTTTGTTTATCTTCCAAAACGATTTGATGATCAAGTCACAGGTAAAGATGTTTACCATATTGCTATCCGCTCGCAACTCTGCACCTGAATTAGAGATCCCTGAAGGGACTTTCTACAGCGGTATCAAAGGCTACAATATCTTTGTGAAACAAAAAGACAAAAAGAACGGCCTACTCAAAGAAGTCCTCATCTACGACCACTCTCAAGGATTTGAAAACACACGTATTATAGCTGCGGACTCTGCTCGCTTGGTAATGGATGCAAGCAAGCAGTTTCTCACTCTTTCACTCTTCAGCGGACAGAGTTTTTATAACCTCAAGAGTCAGGACTTTTCGACTATCTCCAATGACCCCAGCTCTTTTGCCAAAGAGCGTTTTACAAAAAAGCAAATAGTCATAGCATTTGACGCCAACTTCAAGATGATCGACGAAAACGAGCTAAAGTCTCAATACGTCGGTAAAAACCTCTTTCAGTTGCAGCACTATGCTGACTCCGTATCAGTCATTGCCGACAGCGTCAGTACTGCCAATTCCCAGGCTATATCGGCCATACAGTTTGCAGGGCGTTACAGCAGTAGCATGCCATACGAATCAGACACAACTACGACAGCCAAACAATACAGGCAAAAGATACTCGCTATAGATAACAAAAAGTCATACCCCTTAGATACACTTGCCAAAGCGAGTAATTACGAAGATAGCACATCAGCCATAGCCAATGCCATCTCCAGAGTAGAGCTATTGGAAAGTGAGCTCAACAACAGAAAGTATCTGCAGGATGAAGAGAATTATAAATACCGCATCAATACGATAGAGTGGCACCGTAAATTCACATTCCCAGTAGCCTGCATCGTATTCTTTTTTATCGGAGCCCCACTCGGAGCTATCATCCGCAAAGGAGGGTTGGGCACTCCCATCGTGGCATCAGTTGTATTGTTTATCATCTATTATATGATCGATACTTTCGGCTTCAAAATGGCTCGAAGCGGAGAGATAAACATTGCCCTGGGTATGTGGCTAAGCACACTCATCTTGTTACCACTCGGATTTTTCCTCACCTATAAGGCCACCAAAGACTCCGCATCACTCAACACCGATGCTTACGCCAATTTCTTCAAGAAGCTCTTCGGACGTAAGGCTGTACGCAAAGTAGAGTTCAAAGAGGTGATTATGGTATATGCCGATGAAGAAAAGGCTCTTGCCGACATCGCTCAATTGCAATCCGATATCAAGAGATATATGCAACTGCCACTTATCAGCCAATCAGCCTTCAAGATACCGCTTCACTCGGAATACAACTATACCATCAGCGAGATAAGGACGAAGGTGGAAGCCATCATCGATGACTTGCGAAACAGTGCTAATACGCTTATCATAGTCAAACTTATGGACATCCCTCTTTTCCCGCAAAAGCTGAGCATGTGGATTCCACAGAATAAGATACTGAGTAAAGTTCTTTGGGTAATCGTCCCAATATCATTACCTTTAAGCATATATTTTGCTCACAAAAGGAAGCACATTGTGAGAGATCTCAACGTACTCACCAACGTCTTGGAGGAAATAAAAGCTATAATAAACAACGATAAGAAGATTTAAACAACTAAAATATAACTATGGATAACTTCCGATTAAATACAATTGAAGAAGCTTTAGAAGATTTTCGTAACGGTGAATTTGTCATCGTTGTTGATGATGAGGATCGTGAGAACGAAGGCGACTTTATTATAGCCGCTGAAAAAGTAACTCCTGAAAAAGTCAATTTCATGATGCGCTACGGCAGGGGTGTACTTTGTGTACCTATTACAGAAGATCGTGCTGCGAAGTTGGAGTTAGAAATGCAGGTCCCTACCAATACATCTGTACACGAAACTCCTTTTACTGTCACAGTAGACAGACTGGGCAACGGCTGCACAACAGGGGTATCCATGTACGACAGGTGCCAGACCATCCTGGCGCTTGCTGATCCCAATACTCACCCGTCCGATCTGGGACGCCCGGGGCATATATGCCCGCTTCGTGCTCGAAACAAAGGTGTACTACGCCGTGCAGGACATACGGAAGCAGCAGTGGACCTGGCTCGTCTTTCCGGGCTACAACCTGTTGCAGCTCTCATCGAGATTATCAATGAGGACGGCACCATGGCTCGTTTACCTCAGCTCATAGAAGTATCACGTGAATTCGGATTCAAGATCATTTCCATCAAAGATCTTATCGCTTACCGCCTACGCAACGAGAGTATTGTAGAAGAGGGAGTAAAAGTAGATATGCCTACACATTGGGGGCATTTTAAACTCATTCCTTTCAAGCAGAAAAGCAACGGACTGGAGCATGTAGCACTCATCAAAGGCAATATTGACGACAATGAACCCATACTAGTAAGAGTACACTCCAGCTGTGCTACAGGCGATATCTTCGGTTCTATGCGTTGTGAATGCGGCGAGCAACTTCACAAGGCTATGAGCATGATAGAAAAAGAAGGTAAGGGCGTTGTGGTATACCTCAATCAGGAAGGACGTGGCATAGGGCTTATGGACAAGATGAAAGCATACAAATTACAGGAAGAAGGCATGGATACTGTGGATGCCAACCTCCATCTTGGGCATGATGCTGATGAGCGTGACTATGGTGTGGGAGCGCAGATACTCAAATCAGTGGGTGTAACCAAAATGAAACTGCTTACTAACAATCCCGTAAAACGCATCGGACTCGAAGCATACGGATTGGAAGTATCGGAGATCGTACCCATAGAAGTAGAGCCCAATAAATACAATATGTTTTACATGCAGACCAAAAAAGAACGCATGGGACACACCCTTCATAATATCAAATAAAGTCATTCACGCCTTATAAGCCGTATAGCAGCCCAATAAATATCAAAGCCGAACCATGCTCTGTGTGCAAGGTTGGGCTTTGATATTTATTGGAGAGTGAGGTCATATATACTTTTACCAATAGAGACCGTTGAATAGCAGGCCAATTGCTTCGTTGCTTGCGAGATTCGCGCTTGGTCATTTACCAGAAGTAAACTCCCTGTGCACTCACTCTTAGCGCCTTATACTTTACCCTCTCTGCCCGGTCAAAGTGTCTTTTGTCGGCTTTGCCTCCAAAATCCACAAGACTGTTGACTTTTGCAACAGTCTCCAATAGCAAAAACTATCATGTAAACACTTGTCTCCCGGAAGAATTTCTAATAAGCCTCAGAAACACAGCGGATCGATTGTCCCCATGTACGAGCTCTGTAAAAGGTAGATACTAAGTCCGGAGCAGTGATTATATGCCATGCGTGATTTTCAAAGCCTGTATCAGCACACCAAAACTCACCGTTCTCCCCTACACCATCAAGAGAGCCGTCATCATTGTACCTGAATCCCGCACTGGGAAAGTAACGAGAGATATCATTTTTGTTATCTTTTTCCCAATATTGAGGATTAGAAATGTTGTCCAAACTAAGCTTGCGTACCTCTACGCCTACATGTCGTGCGGTAATCTTGAGATAAATCACATTATTTTTAGACATTTTCTCCCACTTGAATACACAGGCATATTCATCATTAGATACCCCTTTCATCTTGATTCCGTAAACGATATTATTGGGTGTAGCTCTATACTGAGCTGTATAGGTCATATTGTGACCTTGGAAGTTCACAGTTTCCGTACCGGAGTAATCACTATTGAGTTTAAAATTGGGACCTACTTTGTATAAACCCGTAAAAATCCGTCCTTGTGATGAGGTTGGGATGTGATAACCTTTGGGACAAGGATCACCTCCGTTATCACCTATATAGCTTTTTGGCGCACCATGCGCTTTCATTACCACAGAGCTCCAGGTGTCAGTCTTGGTACTCCCTGTCATCCAAGATTTATCATGTTTGTTTGTAAAGTACAAGTTTCCCCACACTCGTGCATCGTCCGGAGCGACTTGATTATCATAGGTATCTATAGTTTCCGTTTTATTATCAAAAACCACGTTCCGTCCCCACTGGAATATACCGCCCATAGTTGTTTGGGGATCACCACTTGCAAACTTATTTACCGCTTCGAGGTTAAACTCTGCAACATAAAAAAGTGGATTTTTATTATTTTCCACAACTAAGTGACATTCTGCTTTCACGTCGCCAATACTGGCGTATATTATTACCTTTCCGGGGCTTATAGCAGTGACAATGCCATTCTTTTCCACTGTGGCTATGGCTTTATCTGAGCTTGACCAAATAAGTGTTTTTTTAGAAGAAGGATCATCAGGTACAACATCTACACTGAGAGCAAGAGACTGTCCCACTTGCAAATTAGCTTGACTAGGCACTATACGCATAGAAGTCACAGGCTGGGGCTTCACCACTACCTTACACATGGCACGCTTCCCTTCCGCATCAGCATAAACTTCCGTCTCTCCTACACTAAGAGCTTTTACCAAGCCATTATTATCTACGGAAGCGATTTTCTTGTCTTTGACGCTCCATGCTACCTTGTCCAAAACAAAATCGGAAGGCTCTGCGGTCAGTTTGAGCTTTTGTGATGCACCCACTTGGATATTCAGAGAAGTAGGGTCAATAGAGATTTTTTGGAGTGATACT includes the following:
- a CDS encoding RNA polymerase sigma factor; protein product: MNSLQFQKKLLGMQDYMKNFALSLTADMADAEDLVQDTTLKVLNNREKFVDNVNFKGWVLTIMRNIFINNYHKIVRSQSVIDYGVDPYNVSILNEGGYETPEGSLEIKEISEAIERLSNSLKEPFSMYVSGYKYNEIADALDIPLGTVKSRIFFARQELQKELKDMRY
- a CDS encoding LptF/LptG family permease yields the protein MKVVLKKRIYTYILQTFIPLLLMTFVICWFVVLMQFLWKYVDEMVGKGLSMDVLMQFMFYAALSLVNLALPLGILLGSLMTFGNLGERLELLAMKSSGLPLYKIMYPIFVAVLTAALGLFIFQNDLMIKSQVKMFTILLSARNSAPELEIPEGTFYSGIKGYNIFVKQKDKKNGLLKEVLIYDHSQGFENTRIIAADSARLVMDASKQFLTLSLFSGQSFYNLKSQDFSTISNDPSSFAKERFTKKQIVIAFDANFKMIDENELKSQYVGKNLFQLQHYADSVSVIADSVSTANSQAISAIQFAGRYSSSMPYESDTTTTAKQYRQKILAIDNKKSYPLDTLAKASNYEDSTSAIANAISRVELLESELNNRKYLQDEENYKYRINTIEWHRKFTFPVACIVFFFIGAPLGAIIRKGGLGTPIVASVVLFIIYYMIDTFGFKMARSGEINIALGMWLSTLILLPLGFFLTYKATKDSASLNTDAYANFFKKLFGRKAVRKVEFKEVIMVYADEEKALADIAQLQSDIKRYMQLPLISQSAFKIPLHSEYNYTISEIRTKVEAIIDDLRNSANTLIIVKLMDIPLFPQKLSMWIPQNKILSKVLWVIVPISLPLSIYFAHKRKHIVRDLNVLTNVLEEIKAIINNDKKI
- a CDS encoding bifunctional 3,4-dihydroxy-2-butanone-4-phosphate synthase/GTP cyclohydrolase II → MDNFRLNTIEEALEDFRNGEFVIVVDDEDRENEGDFIIAAEKVTPEKVNFMMRYGRGVLCVPITEDRAAKLELEMQVPTNTSVHETPFTVTVDRLGNGCTTGVSMYDRCQTILALADPNTHPSDLGRPGHICPLRARNKGVLRRAGHTEAAVDLARLSGLQPVAALIEIINEDGTMARLPQLIEVSREFGFKIISIKDLIAYRLRNESIVEEGVKVDMPTHWGHFKLIPFKQKSNGLEHVALIKGNIDDNEPILVRVHSSCATGDIFGSMRCECGEQLHKAMSMIEKEGKGVVVYLNQEGRGIGLMDKMKAYKLQEEGMDTVDANLHLGHDADERDYGVGAQILKSVGVTKMKLLTNNPVKRIGLEAYGLEVSEIVPIEVEPNKYNMFYMQTKKERMGHTLHNIK
- the hemN gene encoding oxygen-independent coproporphyrinogen III oxidase, with the protein product MIISESLLHKYNTAVPRYTSYPPATSFDTSFKGEDFVRFVQQSNQASPHNISIYIHIPFCPQRCHFCGCNTVLYPREEKIEEYVRCVQAEIRMTGAHVDKSRRVTQVSWGGGTPNSIKYEYIESIMNTLREVFTFDDGAEIAIECSPAYLEFEHVDHLKAMGFNRISLGIQDFHLPVLDAINRKPPLHPVEDMLKHIKSQGFKGVNIDLVYGLPLQTVESFAENIAEIARLQPDRLATFSYAHVPWFNENQKRLEIYPFPQPDEKLTMLVNTINYLSESGYDVIGMDHFAKKDDELAIALREHNLHRNFQGYNTKKTTGQVYAFGASGISQMDGAYAQNVKSTPLYVSLIQSGKYATERGYALTQQDKIIRDTIDEIMCNGKLHFGSIAEKYGISMADFYICTAFDQSKVASQLQDGIVTLGTDSIAVNEAGMMVVRNIAAAFDPQYKPEQNKYSRTL
- a CDS encoding YkvA family protein, which translates into the protein MKIPFSLLKRLPSDLKNLSRYKEYYDESKLKNKLVRSGIAIGQVATEEFLSLYYLLKGEGLPLTTKEKAMLVGCLGYFILPIDIIPDFLFTLAGFSDDLAVAAIVMSVLGAKVTPNVRAKAHAKAIKLFSCNKLAAKAQ
- a CDS encoding Ig-like domain-containing protein, yielding MKYIVYFISAICASLLIVSCDKEDRVSLQKISIDPTSLNIQVGASQKLKLTAEPSDFVLDKVAWSVKDKKIASVDNNGLVKALSVGETEVYADAEGKRAMCKVVVKPQPVTSMRIVPSQANLQVGQSLALSVDVVPDDPSSKKTLIWSSSDKAIATVEKNGIVTAISPGKVIIYASIGDVKAECHLVVENNKNPLFYVAEFNLEAVNKFASGDPQTTMGGIFQWGRNVVFDNKTETIDTYDNQVAPDDARVWGNLYFTNKHDKSWMTGSTKTDTWSSVVMKAHGAPKSYIGDNGGDPCPKGYHIPTSSQGRIFTGLYKVGPNFKLNSDYSGTETVNFQGHNMTYTAQYRATPNNIVYGIKMKGVSNDEYACVFKWEKMSKNNVIYLKITARHVGVEVRKLSLDNISNPQYWEKDNKNDISRYFPSAGFRYNDDGSLDGVGENGEFWCADTGFENHAWHIITAPDLVSTFYRARTWGQSIRCVSEAY
- a CDS encoding MFS transporter; protein product: MKQNDWAKFPILFSLYIAQSIPMSFFSTVVPIIMRQEQYSLASIGLLQLIKLPWVFKFLWAPVVDNKGRTSGSLKRWIVFSEMFYALVILCIGMFSLKTDFSLIVILIILSFIASATQDIAVDKYAILTLKKEERGLGNSMQSAGSFIGSLFGTGILLMAYHYYGWSNVLLLLSLFIVVAVLPLLLRKEQSPIQQATLPSRKVNLKDIVAFFSAQNNLPHILILIFYYSGIIGIMTMLKPFMVDLGYSTKEIAFMLGIFGCSVAALCAFASGFTIKLIGRKKALYLFLGISFITALYFWVISGIQSPTRGMLYMGIALIWGAYGLSTVGVYTISMDQVRPGREGTDFTIQIMLTHLSSLLISSMSGKISDLWGYSNLFLIEAGLSLLTFFILSLSKREKNIHAV